The genomic segment AATATGGTATTTTTCTTGTCATTTTCTCCAGAGCACCTTGGGTTGAACTTGGATTGCGAACCCTTCCCTTCATTAGCCAACACTACAGCCACTGAGTCAGGGTGCTAGTAGTTGCTAGCAGAGGATGACGCAGTTGGGCCAGGCTCGTATTCCCTTGTGCAGCAGGAAGCCTCGTCATACACAGTGCACTGGCAAGGACCAGTTATTCATTTATTCGTTCATAAGCAACCTTCTGACCATGCGCGTATTTATAGGCGGCATGTTTTACATCACAAACGAAAGCTTCCTTCGCTCCTTCAGTAGCTCTTTCCTATATTGAGCAGACTGAGAAggaatatatttgtatttcaatgtaaaaaaaaaaaaaagtttgattgTTTTAACCGAATATATTCCAAAAGAATAACAGTTGATTTATTGAAGCATTTAGCTATTAACTAAAATAGAAATTGTGAGACGTTTCAAGAAAACTAGATTTTTGTATTTCTGGTACTGAAGGGAGCAAGAGAAGGATCCAACCAAATTTGCTCAATCCCCGCTCTTCTGGGTCATCCCAAGAAATGGTAAATCCTAATTTGACATTAGTATTGCCGGCTCTGTATAATGCCCCAGCTTAGTCAAAACAAGGAGGAAAAGTAGATATTGAGCATGTCGTAGGCTTGGTTTCCACTAATCCCCCCCCATGCTTCCATATGAGtcaccatcaccacacacactgcctgtTCACCTCACAGGATCCTCAACAAATCCTCTATTGTGGAGATGAGCCTCCTCCATCTCTGGCCACTGACTAATCCAacgtgatatatatatttatatatctatatttggGAGGGTGACGGAGAGAGTTGGGGGggatagctagctagctagctagcgagagagcgagagagcgagagagcgagagagagagagagagcgagagagcgagagagcgagagagcgagagagcgagagagcgagagagcgagagagcgagagagcgagagagcgagagagcgagagagcgagagagagagagagagagagagagagagagagaggctccatGGCCCCCTTTAACAAGCGGAGAACACATGCCGGAGCTAAACTGACAGGACAAGATGGGGGCGGGGGATCCACTGGGGTTCTGACTACATCCTGCTGCTGCTTCACTCTTCCCCCTGCTGTCTTGCAGTTTGGTTTCATCTTTAAAATTGTTGCTGTTCTCTGGTTCATTCAATATCCTGCGGTTACCTTATTCGTCAAAATTCTGAATCGTTTTGCTACTCTGGTTGATGTATTATTTGGTTGAAAGTATGGTCTCAGTTTATCGTTAATCTTGTGCAGATGACATGGCTGAGCCAAAAATAAACTTTTAAATTTATTATTTGGAGCAGCTGAGTTGTTTCAGTAAGTTGTCTGCCTTGCGCAGTCAAGGGTCAATTATattaaagcagtgtgtgtgtgtgtgtgtgtgtgtgtgtgtacacactgcTGTTGGGAAATGTTACTGCTTATGTGACTTGCATTGGGTATATAATAGCCTGGTTGTTTTTCGTCTTGTTGTGCATTAAGCAGAACACGAGCTAAAGACACCATCGCTACAATGAATCACAGGAGCAGACAAATGTGTCTGGGCGATTTTTGCGTGGTCTGGGGTAGAGCGATGCGTGGAAGTCACTGATGATACAGAGAAGCCAATGTCTTCTTTCTTTTGTCGTGTCCATGAAAGAATTAAGCCATTCAGTCTAAAATGAACATCTATTACAGGGAATGAGATGTAATGAATGGAGATCTCACTTGTTTTGGTGTTCCTGTAGGAAATCAAACAGCAGGGTTGCTTTGGATGGTTCGTTACATCATAGAGGGTCTTGGCAAgtatgtgagtgtgggtgtgtttcctGAGTTCCCATTTCTTCCCCGGTCCTGCTTAGTCCTGTTATGTGTACAGCAGATTGTGAGGCTAAAAACCCCAGGGCCCACCAATTCCAGTGTGCATTACTGTAGCAGCTGCACCAACAGTCGGAGGATATGTGTGTGAGATCTGAAGTGAGTAATCTTCTGTGACAGCCTCGTAAGACATTAGAAAGCGCTCTTCTACGCAGTTTCACCACTTTGGGGCCGACTACCCTAGTGGAGTACATGAGCAGGTTCCAGGGGGCATTATTCATATATTAACTCATCCTTTTCTATTGGTCCAACAAAGCAAAATCTGTTAGGAATTGTTAAATATGTACCATGTTGATGATTGCTAATTAACGAAGTAAAGAGCAGCAGTATGCCCAGCTTCTCCATTTTAAGCGACTCTAGGCCAACCAAATATTTCTAAAGAAACTAAATTATATTTGCAAGGGCAACTTATCTGGTTGGTTGCTGTCACTAGGTTGAGCTCTGACGCCCGTCCCATAGGAATGAATGACAACGGCGACACGTTTCACCGCCCAAGATCCCATACACGGGGCTTCATGCTCTGGTTCAAGCGTCCAGTGCCGCAGGGCGCAGTCCTGTACCTACTGAAAGGTCAACGCAGACTGGGCGCTAGCAGCTAGCAGCGGGCTCTATGCAAGGTGACCAGGGTGCAGATCCATGTTGGCCTGTCACACTGGGTCAGCGCAGGATGTTTTAgcgcaggtttttttttttttttttctccagcgGTACCACAGAGCTGTCGGATGGGATCATGTCAGCTCGGTGGAGCTGCCACTGCGAGTCACTCGGTAGCTCCGTCACGTCTTGTGGGTTGGGATGGCTGAggtcactccccctctcccgaCTGGAGGAAGGGCAAACACTTCTCTCCCCTACTcgcctctccccacctctcctagcgtctcctctctctcagttGGCTCTCGCTGCTAACAAGTTTGGGAACATTTCACTCCACTCCGAATGCagtattttttcttttcatggCCGTTCAGTATACTCTTCATCGTCACTACAGAGGGCAACCGGCcacaaggtgtgtgtggatgtgtgaggcTTTGTCTGGGCAGCAGTTGATTTTGCTGAAGCTTGTGTGGCACATTTCATTCAAAACATTGCTCGTTCTAGCGCTCGTACACAGCGAcggacataaaaaaaaagtgttcctAGAGCTCAATGTTCTAGGAAAGTTTATCTTTTGTTTTGAGTTCAGGCTGAAACATAATGGAACATTCTAAAACCGAACGGGGTCACCTCATAATTCCATTTGATCTTATTGTTATTATGATTCCCTCACCGTGACCGTGTTGGATGTGGACAGTGTCGGTTCTCCTCCCTGCCCGGTGATCCAGGGTCGGTCTTTTTGTCTTGCGGATGCGGCCCACGTCTGCCCAACCTTTTCCGcagggtatgtgtgtggggtATTTTTGGAATGTGCTGAGCCACTTCTACTCCTTCCCGGGTTCCTGGTGCGCCTGGGTCCGCCTGCCCCATTAGGCTCCTGTTCAGGGCCGAGCTGGGACTCAAGCTGGCAGCTCATCAATTCTTGCTGTGAATCAGCGTCGCCGCACAATGTCTCTGTGTGATTGACCAGCGGAACTCGTGGTGCAATGTAGGAGGGGGCAGCGATCCAGCCAATGTCTTGTTCTGTCCCTTGAAAGTATGAAGCAATGTATGTTGACCTCTAGATACACTGCCCCAAATAAGTCTGATGTATATTGTACGCCATTCAGTCATAACGGGAAAGTGACCATACGGTCTGACGTCTTATTTTGGTCTTTAATTAGTTTTTGGGTAGGATCCAAACAATGGGTTAGTCTGACGGCTGGGTTAAATGTTGGAGCAGCAGGTCCCACGCCCTTTGGTTGGGTAACCTGCTGCCACACACGGAGCTCTCTGTGGTCTGATCCGTCAGTCATGGAGGTTAATCAACACAGATCTGTTATTAGTCATGGCATCTGACAGACCAGCTGGGGGACGGATAGAATCACAGGCTGGAGCAGAAAGGGAAAGTGTATTTGCTTCCAGTCTGACTACAAGGAGATTGGGGCGGGGGAGATTGGGGTTGGCTGGCTGTGGCCCAGATGCATTCTGGGATTGTGTTGGTCTTTATTTTAAGCCTTCcctgtagatgtgtgtgtgtgtgtgtgtgtgtgtgtgtgtgtgtgtgtgtgtgtgtgtgtgtgtgtgtgtgtgtgtgtgtgtgtgtgtgtgtgtgtgtgtgtgtgtgtgtgtgtgtggtccacaCGCTCCGTTAGACCCTGGCTGTCTGCAGTGATATCAGTCTGAGCAGCGAGCCAGGGCTTCTCATATTAGTGGAAGCAAAAAGTGGAGCGTTAGTCTGCATCCACATTCATCGCGTTTCACCCCAGAGTGAAAGTGAAACGTGTGTGAGGTGGGGGTGGCGTTACCAAGCGGAGGTGCAACGTTAACAAGGAGCCAAGTCTTTTAAAGACTCATCAACCTGGGCTCCTGTTGGCAGGGCCTCTCGGCGGTGCTCAGTCATGTTGGGCGGGCCCTAACGTTCCACCAATGAGAGGCTACCATCACATCTAAAATGACTCAGTTGATTGGTGGGTCTCTGCTTTGAGGGTGTCAAGTCCATTCAACCTTTCCTTTTATCTCTAGGATAATAAAGGTGGGGGAGGAAATCTAATTAACATCGTGTTGCAGATACTATCgcaatgaaaacacattttggaatcaaacaaatatatttaaatcaatAAACGTCTATGCAGCGGAGAGTGATTCAAAGCAGATGTATGAATTATGGGTaagggatggagagaagggTAGAGAGAGGTGGAATTGAAGGGGAAAggagtagagaggtggaggaacagagggagagagagaggggtggaaaGGTGGCCAtgtagggagggaggtagaTTGCCAGATGATCCATCCTGGTTCCAGAGAGATGGGGCGTGTCTAACCTGTGTCGCTCTCTTCCTTCCTGCGGTGGCGGCGGCAGGCGGCATCACCCACGACACCTTCCAGAAGGAGCTGATGTGCTTCGACCCCGACGCCGACAAGTGGACGCAGAAGGCGCCGATGACCACGGTGCGCGGCCTGCACTGCATGTGCACCGTGGCGGACCGCCTCTACGTCATCGGCGGCAACCACTTCCGGGGCACCAGCGACTACGACGACGTGCTGAGCTGCGAGTACTACTCGCCGGCGCTCGACCTGTGGACGCCCATCTCGCCCATGCTGCGCGGCCAGAGCGACGTGGGCGTCGCCGTGTTCGAGAGCAAGATCTACGTGGTGGGCGGCTACTCCTGGAACAACCGCTGCATGGTGGAGATAGTGCAGAAGTACGACCCCGAGAAGGACGAGTGGCACAAGGTCTTCGACCTGCCCGAGTCGCTGGGCGGCATCCGCGCCTGCACGCTCACCGTGTTCCCGCCGGAGGACCTCACGGGGTCGCCGTCGCGCGAGTCGCCGCTCTCGGCGCCATGACGCCACGACCCCGGGCCCCTCCCGCCCCTCTACTgagccccctctcctcctccccccccccccccccaccctgtaacgaacacacagatgcacacatagAACTACGTCGACACGCAGACGAACAGACAGTGTTTGCACTTCCTATCAGGACTACATCAGTAGTGCAGCGTCCTGAGCCCCGCCCCTTGGAAGCCACGCCCCCGCCCCTTGGAGGCCATGCCCCCACCCCTCAGAGGCCCTGCCCCTTGGAGGCGCCGGCCCTCGGAggtcactcccccccccccccccccattcccttTGGTCACGAACGCTGCGATCTCACTACACTTTGGCAGGAAATACCTAAACTTGAAAAGTGAATTTGCAAATCAACTTTTCTACCTGATGTCTACTACGTTTTATGTCGTTGTTTTTTGCGTTTTTGCCACATCGCCGCCCCCATGGCGGGCCGCGTGGCACACAGTCTCTCTCCTAGTCTATGCCAGGTAAGGTGCAGTCGAACCCAGGGCGGTCGAGACCCAGACACAGATGGTTTATAACTCAGGGGGTATGGCCATGGccccatatctctctctttctcgctcgctagcactctttctcttttctctttctctcacgtctctctctgggtctctatCCCACAGTTTCAGTTCTTCTTTCCTGCTATTGATATGAAATAACAAAATGTTGTTTTCTAAATTTAATAAACAAGATTTTAAAATAATCTGGATGTCTTTGTTGCTGTGGTAACCGGTGGTTTTCTAGCACTGAGCTGTTTGATTTTTGTATGATGCATTTAAAATTAGTCCACTCGTCCCAGCTGACCAGGTGCTGCTGTCCAACTGTTAGGTGACCAATTGGGATGACACAAATTGACACGTTTTAAAATGGTTTGTAATGACTTGTCACTCTAGCACCCGGTGGTAAAATAGGGGCTCTTTAACCCGGTTATGATTTATATAGAGAAGTTATAAAATACCTCCTCACATTGTTTGACAAACTAACGGACACGAGGATTTCAAGTctggttttaatatttttttcctcAAGGCATAACACAACATTATCTCCCATCTGCCCTCCTGTTAACCTGCggtattaaaaatatatatatatttgcagcATATGGTGTCCAAGGTGTTTTTTCTCTAAATCCTGAAGGGTGGCCTGGTGTAATTGTGTGGTCATCTGTGTAAAGCTTGTTCCTGATGTTCAGTTTAATTAGAGAGCTGGGATATCGCGTCACCCAGCGACGTCGTGCTTTATGATATCCTCATTAAAAGCGATTAGTCAAACGCTGGCTGGCAGTAACTGGTGTCACGTGACCGTTCCTGTCCTTGCGGTTATGATGATGATTATAGCGGATATTTTGAACTCCAAGTGTCCCCACGTGGACATTACTATAGCGTTGTGAAATATCTGTGTGTTTAATTCACTTTTAGCCCAGTTCTACTGATAAACGGTTCTTAAATCCTGTTTATTAAATGGGTCGGCAAGAGATTACCAGAACAGCTAAATATCAGTTATTTAGGAACTATGACTGGTGAAGTCCCATTAATAAACAGGACTACAATCAAGTAACGTTACTGAAGGAAATGTAATATACATGTTGTACTATTGTCACATATAGTTTGTTGCaccagaaaaaatatattttttggctgaaatgcattgtgtaaaaaaaatgtttttcatgCAAATGCACCCCATTCTGAACAAGTTGGGGAGTTGGCAGAACAATATATTAAGATAGAAGTTAATCACATTAGCCTGTCAGCCGTGACAGATGCCTTCTTTGTCACGGCACGTGTCACAGACAGAACATGCCTACCATGCCTAAGTATAAAGCGATATTCAGAAAGATTGATCAATTATTCCAGTACAGTGGTTAACGAACAATAGATGTCCGTGCTACGACTTGTGGAGTTTATTCGACTGGCTATTGACAGAAAGAAACCAGGCGAGCAGAGTTTCTTTGCCACAGTATGCCAGCCAGACTCTGCACACGGTCTCATTGTTTCTCGATGTTTTGGGTTAAGTAgatatttaaataattaattgaTGCAGAGCAAACCCGTTCCACGGGACGGGTCGCCTTTTATTTTTAATGAGCAAAGTGCACCAAATATCTCCTCACATTGTTTGAGAAACTAACGGACACGAGGATTTAAAGTCTGGTCATGTTTGAGGCCTAGTTTAGCACGTGTTCACGCCACTGTCAGGGCGGTCATTTGATTCGAGAGGTGGGCCGCGCGAGGGTTTACCGCCTGGCGTTTGACAGCGGCGCAGCGCACATGCGCAGCGGGGCGCGCGGCGGCTGGCTCCCAGCGTGCGCCGCCTGATCCCAAATACTGACCCAGATACCGCTGGGTGCTGCCGTGTCTGTTTATGtaccacaccaaaaaaaaatcaGCCTAAGCTCACACAGAGCACGTTAGCAACGAGAGGCTTTATAATGAGCTAACCGAATTTAGTAACTCATTACTCTATGCTCTCGCATCCATAATGTGAAGAATAATGAGGACAGAACAGGTGCAGTGACCGCCGATAATTGGCCCGATCAAAAGTACATTTACTATTTATAAATTGGTATTTGTAGGCCTATcatttctttgtgtgttctggagaaacacatttttgttttttgacgCTTCCGCATTTGGTGGGTGGACGAATAGGCATTTGGCTTGCATGACATCTGGCTTTTGTGAAACACAGGTTGCTATTTATTTGTTTAGATTGGTGTAGGCTCCTTTGATTATGATATATAATGCTCTATGttggataggcctatatattaggGCCGTGGTCTTTTATTAGAGCCTATAATGTTGTGTTTATGATGTAGGCATGTTACAGATTGTTGTTTTGGACATTACTTCAGCACAGACGTCGTCAAATTTAAGAGGGCAATCAATAAAAACGCACGCCCCCCTCCGACATCATCTCTGGGTGGGCTGCCGGGAAAACCGTCTCCGGAGAACTTGACATCGGGCAAGGTAGGCCTACTCGGAAGGGGAAATGAGGTGGATATatatgaatgatgatgattatatATGAATGATGCCTTGCATGCCACGTTGCCAAAGTGAAAACGGTAGCAGCACAGTGACATAAATCTCAACTTATTAAagctatttatttaaatgtttagcACAAATATGCCAATcatgcacacaaataaaatccagtaaattatttattaaaaaggTTGTAGGCCTAAAATCATTAAAATGCCTCCTTCAAATAAATATTCGGTAATAGTTGTTGGTCGAGTAGCTCATTTGCAGCGtggcttttctttttattttgcaaTAGGGACATCTAGTGGAGGAATTAAAAACGCCTCCACCGTCCAATGTGGCTGGGCCGTGTGTTAACCGAtcacaaaaaacgaataaagcATTTACAAGGGCCGGCTTGTCTTTCATTATGAATGGTGACGCTCAATAATATAGAGTTGTATCTGACTTTCATTATGATAGACACGCGCCAATCTccgaaaatatgtgtttttatttactcATCTGCGTCGAAGAATCAGATGTCCTGAGACCGAATGGTTGAGAGGCGGATACAGTTCCTAACCAAAGCCACCACACAACACGCCCAACCATTCCTGTTGAAATTCACAACAGACAATTGATGGTCCACATATGGCTGGTGTGTGTCCTCAGCCTGCTCTCATTAattgtttctttctttattgCTTCTTCGTTTCATGTTCCCTGGTGAAAAGCGCGTAACAAATGATTGCTTTTGCAGCAACACCAAAACCTCCCTTTCAGAGACCATGAGTCAGAGTAGTGCCATACTCAGACAGGATACACTGCCTATGTAGCAAGCCTGCATAGAGCTGTTCCTTACCAAACAGtggatgagagaagagaggtttattagagacaggagagagagcgatagaagaGAAACAGAATAgaggaggcaggagagagagaaaacagacaAAATAGATTTAGGACAGAGATAAGGGAGGCATAAGAGGGTCAGGAGAGAGACCTTTTGGAGGCGGGGGAGACAGGATaaaagcagaagagagagagaataaaaactggtaagagagacaggagagagagaagagagacaaagCAAGAAAGaatgaggagagacagaatcgAGACAGAATGAcaaagcatttgatttatttcatAGGCAGAATAGCCAACCTTTCAGTCATCACACAAttagaaaaagagaagaaagagcCAAGCTAAATTcctatacatacacaaaaaaatggaaatgttaAATAATCGATTATGTTTAGAAAACAATATGAAAAATACCTTTTTATATACACTTAAGTCCTTCttattaaatataaatgtaaaaaaaggaAGGTTATTAAGTTATTTAAATAAGATTtaagattttttattatttaaataaacacCTTAATGGTTATAAAACTGCAAATTGGTAGAATGATAATACCATTATTTTCATTTCTGATGTTTACCCTCTTAAATGTTAAATCGGTGCGCACCTGCGTTTCGTAAACTTCCTTGTCAGGATGATTCTGCTGTGTGACTCAAATGCCCCTCCACACTGTGACACAATCCATTGCTGTCACTTCAGTTGAAGTGGCTAAACCGAGAGAAGAAGTCCACTTTTGTTTTTCGACATAACTTTGTACGAACCGTAACCACACGAAAGACAGCAGGAACCAGCATGTCCTCTCCTCAGAGAACATCCAGGCTCACTCTGTTGCTGTCTGATAGGCCTTGGTGTGAGTCATCCCTGTCCTGTGTTGAGAGCCGTGCCCCTGACTTCCGTCTCTGGGTGTATTTCCACAGCAGGACCGCCAGCACCGCCAGCAGGCCCAGCCCCAGAGCTCCGCCGATGAGGCCTGCGGTCAGAGAAGCGTTGTCCTTCTCCGCCTGGTACAAAATACAGGACTCTGGGCCCTCGCCCGCCGCGTTTTCCGCAAGAACGCAGACTTTGTCTCCGTCGTTCAGTCCCTTCAGTTTGCTGCTCCGAAGGTGGCTGCCGACCCTGACGGGCTCCTGCTCCGCCCCCTTGATGGTGTAAGTGGTGACCAGGGAGTACGGCGCACACCAGCGGACCGTCACCCCTTCGGAGCCCCCCGGGGTCAACGACGTCACGGTAGGGGCCTCCGGGGCCACGTCCTCCAAGGTGATGCCCGGACATAGGCAGTCTTTGCGGGCCGAACACGGCTCCTTCTGTTCGAGGCAAACGTCGTAGTCACAGGGCTGCTTGGAGCTTTCGTTCTTGGGACCGGGCTTGGTCTCTAAGGTGGGGTCATCGAAGTTATTGTAGTAGTCGTACGATACCAGGAGCTCAGACAGCATGTTGTTTGTCCCCGACTCCTGGGTTGGTATGGCGACACAAGGCCAGCTGCCAAGGAGGGCGAGGAAAGCGAGGAGAAGGAACCACACGGGACGCACCGAGTCCCTGACGGTTATCATCTTGGCTCTGGAAATCAAAAGCATCAGCGTTGTATTTTAATGCTTGTGGAAGCTTAGGGAGTCTGTTTGTCATTTCACACGGGATGTCGGTCCTCGGGGTCTCTTAATGCTTTCATATTTAGAAGCTGAGGGTTGTGTTGCCCTCATCAGCCAACTTTTATGGAATAAGGCTGTCATTTCCCATATAACTGTTAAAATTGAATGGCCGTGATGGAAAAGCTGAAAGTTATACAGAGGGCCTCAAACCAAATCGAGTGCGGGTGTGGGAAATGCATCCGGTAGAAAATGTATAGACAGCCCGGTCAAAGTGCCTTGAATACCCGAAACCTCAAAAACACATTACAAAGTACTCAGCATTTAGTCAAAATTGCCCACACACAAAAGAAGAGCGTCATATAAGTCAATAAGCCTCCCTCCAGTAAACTGTTTACAAGACTTTTACACAGCCACGGGTTTAATTCAAACAAGCCAGTCTTACTCGCCTCCATCTGCTGAGGTAAAGCTGCATTCCATGGGGGTGTTGCACAAGAGGCCCACATTGTACACCCAGAACACTCCAAGACTCTCCCCCAGATCCCCTTACAGGAAAGTGCTTTAGCGCTTTCCACATGTCTTACTCGCCCTGCATACAAACACTCCTAGAACCTCAAACACTCCGAGAACCCAAAGGAAACCTAGCTGAATGGAAAACAACTCagagacacacggacagactGAATGTAGCGATTCAGGGAACATAGCGAAGAGGGTCACACATAATGTAACTTTTCGTGGAGTTTTACTTTTGATTCGGTTTATGAATAGTTATTGATCTCCATGTTCGCTGAACCTTCGTGCTGGATATGAAGAGAGACTTACCTCTGGATGCTGTAGTGTGTAATCTCCCTGGGAATCTTAGCTCATTATCTTGTGGTCCTGGGTATTACAATTCCACTTGctccctctatctttctcttACTCTCTGGCTTTCGGTCTTTAAGTGTTTTCTGTATCCCCAGAAACCTTGAGTCCCAATGCACCtccc from the Gadus macrocephalus chromosome 7, ASM3116895v1 genome contains:
- the LOC132460904 gene encoding leucine-rich repeat neuronal protein 4, producing the protein MITVRDSVRPVWFLLLAFLALLGSWPCVAIPTQESGTNNMLSELLVSYDYYNNFDDPTLETKPGPKNESSKQPCDYDVCLEQKEPCSARKDCLCPGITLEDVAPEAPTVTSLTPGGSEGVTVRWCAPYSLVTTYTIKGAEQEPVRVGSHLRSSKLKGLNDGDKVCVLAENAAGEGPESCILYQAEKDNASLTAGLIGGALGLGLLAVLAVLLWKYTQRRKSGARLSTQDRDDSHQGLSDSNRVSLDVL